One genomic segment of Streptomyces sp. RKND-216 includes these proteins:
- the rpsF gene encoding 30S ribosomal protein S6, which yields MRHYEVMVILDPDLDERSVSPLIENFLSVVREGKGKVEKVDTWGRRRLSYEINKKPEGIYSVIDLQAEPALVKELDRQMNLNESVLRTKVLRPETH from the coding sequence ATGCGTCACTACGAGGTGATGGTCATCCTCGACCCCGATCTCGATGAGCGTTCTGTCTCCCCGCTGATCGAGAACTTCCTTTCCGTTGTCCGCGAGGGCAAGGGCAAGGTCGAGAAGGTCGACACCTGGGGCCGTCGTCGTCTCTCCTACGAGATCAACAAGAAGCCCGAGGGTATCTACTCGGTCATCGACCTGCAGGCCGAGCCCGCGCTCGTCAAGGAGCTCGACCGTCAGATGAACCTGAACGAGTCCGTGCTCCGGACCAAGGTCCTGCGTCCCGAGACCCACTGA
- a CDS encoding single-stranded DNA-binding protein: MAGETVITVVGNLVDDPELRFTPSGAAVAKFRVASTPRTFDRQTNEWKDGDSLFLTCSVWRQAAENVAESLTKGTRVVVTGRLKQRSYEDREGIKRTVIDLDVDEVGASLRNATAKITKTTGRGGQGGGGWGGGQGGPGGGGQQGGGGPAGDPWATGAPAGGGQQGGGGGWGGGPSGGGYSDEPPF, encoded by the coding sequence ATGGCAGGCGAGACCGTCATCACGGTCGTCGGCAATCTCGTCGACGACCCCGAGCTGCGCTTCACCCCCTCCGGTGCGGCGGTCGCGAAGTTCCGCGTCGCGTCCACTCCCCGCACCTTCGACCGGCAGACCAACGAGTGGAAGGACGGCGACAGCCTGTTCCTCACCTGCTCGGTCTGGCGGCAGGCGGCGGAGAACGTCGCCGAGTCCCTCACCAAGGGCACCCGCGTCGTCGTGACGGGCCGGCTGAAGCAGCGGTCCTACGAGGACCGCGAGGGCATCAAGCGCACGGTCATCGACCTGGACGTCGACGAGGTCGGCGCCAGTCTGCGCAACGCCACCGCGAAGATCACCAAGACCACCGGGCGCGGTGGCCAGGGTGGCGGTGGCTGGGGCGGCGGCCAGGGCGGCCCCGGTGGCGGCGGCCAGCAGGGCGGCGGCGGACCCGCGGGCGACCCGTGGGCGACCGGCGCACCGGCCGGCGGCGGCCAGCAGGGCGGTGGCGGTGGCTGGGGCGGCGGCCCCAGCGGCGGCGGCTACTCGGACGAGCCGCCCTTCTGA
- the rpsR gene encoding 30S ribosomal protein S18, whose protein sequence is MAKPPARKPKKKVCVFCKEKIKYVDYKDTNLLRKFISDRGKIRARRVTGNCTQHQRDVATAVKNSREMALLPYTSTAR, encoded by the coding sequence ATGGCGAAGCCGCCTGCTCGCAAGCCGAAGAAGAAGGTTTGCGTCTTCTGCAAGGAAAAGATCAAGTACGTCGACTACAAGGACACGAACCTGCTGCGGAAGTTCATTTCCGACCGTGGCAAGATCCGTGCCCGCCGGGTCACCGGCAACTGCACCCAGCACCAGCGTGACGTCGCCACGGCCGTGAAGAACAGCCGTGAGATGGCGCTGCTCCCCTACACCTCGACCGCTCGCTAA
- the rplI gene encoding 50S ribosomal protein L9, whose translation MKIILTNEVSGLGTAGEVVEVRDGYARNYLVPRGFAIRWTKGGEKDVEQIRRGRKIREIATIEQANDVKAQIEGVKVRMKVRAGDGGRLFGSVTPADIASAVKTAGGPDVDKRRVELGAPVKTLGTHRVSVRLHPEVLASFDIEVQPA comes from the coding sequence ATGAAGATCATCCTTACCAACGAGGTCTCCGGCCTCGGTACCGCCGGCGAGGTCGTCGAGGTGCGGGACGGCTACGCCCGCAACTACCTGGTCCCGCGCGGCTTCGCCATCCGCTGGACCAAGGGCGGCGAGAAGGACGTCGAGCAGATCCGCCGCGGCCGCAAGATCCGCGAGATCGCCACGATCGAGCAGGCCAACGACGTGAAGGCCCAGATCGAGGGCGTGAAGGTCCGCATGAAGGTCCGCGCCGGCGACGGCGGCCGCCTCTTTGGCTCCGTCACCCCGGCCGACATCGCCAGCGCGGTGAAGACCGCGGGCGGTCCGGACGTCGACAAGCGGCGCGTCGAGCTGGGCGCCCCGGTGAAGACGCTCGGCACCCACAGGGTGTCCGTGCGCCTGCACCCGGAGGTCCTCGCCTCCTTCGACATCGAGGTCCAGCCGGCCTGA
- a CDS encoding MATE family efflux transporter has product MTSPARGSAGMRRHDREIFALALPAFGALVAEPLFLLADSAIVGHLGTPQLAGLGVAATLLQTAVHVFVFLAYATTAAVARRVGAGDLSAAIRQGMDGVWLSLLLSALLVAAVLPGAPALVELFGASPTAAPYATTYLRVSALGIPAMLVVLAATGVLRGLQDTRTPLYVAIGGFSANALLNLLLVYGFGWGIAGSAWGTVLAQWGMAAVYLAVVVRGARRYGASLRPDLAGIRACAQAGAPLLIRTLSLRAILVLATAVAARLGNAEVAAHQITLTIWSLMAFALDAIAIAGQAIIGRYLGAGDEAGARAACRRMVQWGVVSGLVLGTAVVLARPLLMPLFSSDPDVHARLAAALLVVAVTQPIAGVVFVLDGVLMGAGDGPYLAGAMLATLAVYAPVVLLVPTLGGGLTALWWTIAGLMMGLRLATLWARARSGRWVVTGAVRA; this is encoded by the coding sequence ATGACCAGCCCCGCCCGCGGCTCCGCCGGCATGCGCCGCCACGACCGCGAGATTTTCGCGCTCGCCCTCCCCGCCTTCGGAGCACTCGTCGCGGAGCCGCTGTTCCTTCTGGCCGACAGCGCGATCGTGGGCCATCTCGGGACCCCGCAGCTCGCCGGGCTCGGCGTCGCCGCGACGCTGCTGCAGACCGCGGTACACGTCTTCGTGTTCCTGGCCTACGCCACGACCGCCGCGGTCGCCCGCCGGGTCGGCGCGGGCGACCTGTCGGCCGCGATCCGGCAGGGCATGGACGGCGTGTGGCTGTCCCTGCTGCTCAGCGCCCTGCTGGTGGCCGCGGTGCTGCCCGGCGCCCCGGCGCTGGTGGAGCTGTTCGGCGCCTCGCCGACGGCCGCGCCGTACGCCACCACCTACCTGCGCGTCAGCGCGCTCGGCATCCCCGCGATGCTGGTGGTCCTGGCCGCGACCGGTGTCCTGCGCGGCCTCCAGGACACCCGCACCCCGCTGTACGTGGCGATCGGCGGCTTCTCGGCGAACGCGCTGCTCAATCTGCTGCTGGTGTACGGGTTCGGCTGGGGCATCGCCGGTTCGGCGTGGGGCACGGTCCTGGCCCAGTGGGGCATGGCCGCCGTCTACCTGGCCGTGGTGGTGCGCGGGGCGCGACGGTACGGGGCGTCGCTGCGGCCGGACCTGGCCGGCATCCGGGCCTGTGCCCAGGCCGGGGCGCCACTGCTGATCCGCACGCTGTCGCTGCGCGCCATCCTGGTGCTGGCCACGGCCGTGGCTGCCCGCCTGGGGAACGCCGAGGTGGCGGCGCACCAGATCACGCTGACCATCTGGTCGCTGATGGCCTTCGCCCTGGACGCGATCGCCATCGCGGGGCAGGCGATCATCGGCCGGTACCTGGGCGCGGGGGACGAGGCGGGTGCCCGGGCCGCGTGCCGGCGGATGGTGCAGTGGGGCGTCGTGTCCGGCCTGGTGCTGGGCACGGCAGTAGTGCTGGCGCGTCCGCTGCTGATGCCGCTGTTCTCCTCCGACCCCGACGTGCACGCCCGGCTGGCCGCCGCGCTGCTGGTGGTGGCGGTGACCCAGCCGATCGCGGGCGTGGTGTTCGTCCTGGACGGCGTGCTGATGGGCGCGGGCGACGGCCCGTACCTTGCGGGGGCGATGCTGGCGACGCTCGCGGTGTACGCCCCGGTGGTCCTGCTGGTGCCGACGCTCGGCGGCGGCCTGACGGCGCTGTGGTGGACGATCGCCGGTCTGATGATGGGCTTGCGCCTGGCGACGTTGTGGGCGCGGGCGCGCTCCGGGCGCTGGGTCGTCACGGGGGCGGTGCGCGCGTAG
- the dnaB gene encoding replicative DNA helicase: MTQQPEHVEDPWAADSAPGDRLPSVSQQRRGRAGRNGSGGSGGPGAEQHDRGSDGGVWSGTPFERVPPQDLEAEQSVLGGMLLSKDAIADVVEVLKGHDFYRPAHETVYQAILDLYAKGEPADPITVAAELTKRGEIGRVGGPGYLHSLVQSVPTAANAEYYAEIVHERAVLRRLVEAGTRITQMGYAADGDVDEIVNSAQAEIYAVTEERTSEDYLPLADIMEGALDEIEAIGSRSGQMTGVPTGFTDLDSLTNGLHPGQMIVIAARPAMGKSTLALDFARACSIKNNLPSVIFSLEMGRNEIAMRLLSAEARVALHHMRSGSMTDEDWTRLARQMPSVTDAPLYIDDSPNLSMMEIRAKCRRLKQRNDLQLIVIDYLQLMQTGGSRRPESRQQEVSEMSRNLKLLAKELEVPVIALSQLNRGPEQRTDKKPMVSDLRESGSIEQDADMVILLHREDAYEKESPRAGEADLIVAKHRNGPTATITVAFQGHYSRFVDMAGGM, from the coding sequence GTGACCCAGCAGCCGGAACACGTCGAGGATCCCTGGGCCGCGGACTCCGCACCCGGCGACCGGCTGCCGTCCGTCTCCCAGCAGCGCCGCGGTCGCGCGGGCCGCAACGGCTCCGGGGGCTCCGGCGGCCCCGGAGCGGAACAGCACGACCGTGGCTCCGACGGCGGCGTCTGGTCCGGCACCCCCTTCGAGCGGGTGCCCCCGCAGGACCTGGAGGCCGAACAGTCCGTCCTGGGCGGCATGCTGCTCTCCAAGGACGCCATCGCGGACGTCGTCGAGGTCCTCAAGGGCCACGACTTCTACCGCCCCGCGCACGAGACGGTCTATCAGGCGATCCTCGACCTCTACGCCAAGGGCGAGCCCGCCGACCCCATCACCGTCGCCGCCGAACTCACCAAGCGCGGCGAGATCGGCCGCGTGGGCGGGCCCGGCTACCTGCACTCCCTCGTGCAGTCCGTCCCCACCGCTGCGAACGCCGAGTACTACGCCGAGATCGTCCACGAACGGGCCGTGCTGCGCCGCCTCGTCGAGGCCGGCACGCGCATCACCCAGATGGGGTACGCGGCCGACGGCGACGTCGACGAGATCGTCAACTCCGCCCAGGCCGAGATCTACGCCGTCACCGAGGAACGCACCAGCGAGGACTACCTGCCGCTGGCCGACATCATGGAAGGCGCCCTCGACGAGATCGAGGCCATCGGCTCCCGCAGCGGCCAGATGACGGGCGTCCCCACCGGCTTCACCGACCTGGACTCCCTCACCAACGGCCTCCACCCCGGCCAGATGATCGTCATCGCGGCCCGCCCCGCCATGGGTAAGTCCACCCTGGCCCTGGACTTCGCCCGGGCGTGCTCCATCAAGAACAACCTGCCGAGCGTGATCTTCTCGCTCGAGATGGGCCGGAACGAGATCGCGATGCGCCTGCTGTCCGCCGAGGCGCGGGTGGCGCTGCACCACATGCGGTCCGGGTCGATGACGGACGAGGACTGGACCCGCCTGGCCCGCCAGATGCCGTCGGTGACGGACGCGCCGCTGTACATCGACGACTCGCCGAACCTGTCCATGATGGAGATCCGGGCCAAGTGCCGCCGCCTGAAGCAGCGCAACGACCTCCAGTTGATCGTCATCGACTACCTCCAGCTGATGCAGACCGGCGGTTCCCGGCGCCCAGAGAGCCGCCAGCAGGAGGTCTCGGAGATGTCCCGGAACCTCAAGCTCCTCGCCAAGGAACTGGAGGTGCCCGTCATCGCGCTGTCCCAGCTGAACCGTGGCCCCGAACAGCGCACGGACAAGAAGCCGATGGTCTCCGACCTGCGTGAGTCGGGAAGCATCGAGCAGGACGCCGACATGGTGATCCTGCTGCACCGCGAGGACGCCTACGAGAAGGAGTCCCCCCGCGCCGGCGAGGCCGATCTCATCGTCGCCAAGCACCGCAACGGCCCGACCGCGACCATCACCGTGGCCTTCCAGGGACACTACTCCCGCTTCGTCGACATGGCCGGCGGCATGTGA
- a CDS encoding dienelactone hydrolase family protein, whose translation MTTVTTRTVAYPADGLTMIGHLALPAGAGRRPAVLVGPEGTGLNDFQRRRAEALAEVGYVALAFDIHGGRWFTDPEEMLARCMPLLADPDRIRGIGHAALDVLRAEPRTDPGRVAAIGYGTGGAIVLELGRDGVDLRAIGTVNALTTGRPGEAARIGCPVWAGVGSEDPIMPAGQRDAFTAEMQAAGVDWRLMVYGGALHAFHHPPVDQTVLPGVGHHPQHAQRAWRDIVGLLAECLPVAE comes from the coding sequence ATGACGACGGTTACCACGCGGACGGTCGCGTACCCGGCCGACGGCTTGACGATGATCGGGCACCTCGCGCTCCCGGCCGGTGCCGGCCGCCGGCCCGCGGTCCTGGTCGGGCCCGAGGGAACGGGACTGAACGACTTCCAGCGCCGCCGCGCCGAAGCCCTGGCCGAAGTCGGTTATGTGGCGCTGGCCTTCGACATCCACGGCGGGCGCTGGTTCACCGACCCCGAGGAGATGCTGGCGCGCTGCATGCCGCTGCTCGCCGATCCCGACCGGATACGGGGGATCGGCCATGCGGCACTCGACGTGCTGCGTGCCGAACCGCGGACCGACCCCGGCCGGGTCGCCGCCATCGGCTACGGCACCGGGGGCGCGATCGTGCTGGAACTCGGGCGCGACGGCGTCGACCTGCGGGCGATCGGGACGGTCAACGCGCTGACCACAGGCCGGCCGGGCGAGGCGGCGCGCATCGGTTGCCCGGTGTGGGCCGGGGTCGGATCGGAGGACCCGATCATGCCCGCTGGCCAACGGGACGCCTTCACCGCCGAGATGCAAGCCGCGGGCGTCGACTGGCGCCTCATGGTCTACGGGGGCGCCCTGCACGCCTTCCACCACCCCCCGGTCGACCAGACCGTGCTCCCCGGCGTCGGCCACCACCCGCAGCACGCGCAGCGAGCCTGGCGCGACATCGTCGGCCTGCTCGCCGAGTGCCTGCCCGTAGCGGAGTGA
- a CDS encoding helix-turn-helix transcriptional regulator: MGTATDTRELGPLLRGWRERRRLSQQELSNRSSVSARHVSRVETGKARPTPEMILHLADSLDVPLRDRNQLLLAGGYAPQYRDRGLDDASVAVVMDGLRNLLDAHLPYPALLLDDYWDVVDSNAAVDALLQGCAPELLEPPVNVIRLCLHPGGLARRIGNFAEWASHLHHQIVHRAECTHDPRHLALAAEAGSHLAGTPRTAPTGSPVLALELTADDGGRLRFFSTSAQLTTPTDATLEGLHMETFLPADEPTRQRFS; encoded by the coding sequence ATGGGCACCGCCACGGACACCCGCGAGCTCGGCCCCCTGCTGCGCGGCTGGCGGGAACGCCGCCGCCTCAGCCAACAGGAGCTGTCGAACCGCTCCTCGGTCTCGGCGCGGCACGTCAGCCGGGTGGAGACCGGCAAGGCACGCCCGACGCCGGAGATGATCCTGCACCTGGCGGACTCCCTCGACGTCCCCCTGCGCGACCGGAACCAACTCCTGCTGGCGGGCGGCTACGCGCCGCAGTACCGGGACCGCGGCCTGGACGACGCCTCGGTCGCCGTCGTCATGGACGGCCTGCGCAACCTGCTGGACGCGCACCTGCCCTACCCGGCGCTGCTCCTGGACGACTACTGGGACGTCGTCGACTCCAACGCCGCCGTCGACGCACTGCTGCAGGGGTGCGCACCGGAGCTGCTGGAACCCCCGGTCAACGTCATCAGGTTGTGCCTGCACCCGGGCGGACTGGCGAGGCGGATCGGCAACTTCGCCGAGTGGGCCTCGCATCTGCACCACCAGATCGTCCACCGCGCCGAGTGCACCCACGACCCGCGCCACCTCGCCCTGGCCGCGGAGGCCGGGTCACACCTCGCGGGCACCCCCCGGACCGCGCCGACCGGCAGCCCCGTCCTCGCCCTCGAACTCACCGCGGACGACGGCGGCCGGCTCCGCTTCTTCAGCACCTCGGCGCAGCTCACCACGCCCACCGACGCCACCCTGGAGGGCCTCCACATGGAGACCTTCCTGCCGGCCGACGAACCGACCCGGCAACGCTTCAGCTGA
- a CDS encoding nuclear transport factor 2 family protein: protein MNANGVVEAYLSTWNSEGEHRAKLIDEHWAPEAAYTDPLAEVSGHAALAELIEGVQQQFPGCVFTRVGDVDAHHSQLRFRWGLGPEGAEPSVIGFDVLVLDGDGRILDVRGFLDKVPAGA, encoded by the coding sequence ATGAACGCGAACGGCGTCGTCGAGGCCTACCTGTCCACGTGGAACTCCGAGGGCGAGCACCGGGCGAAGCTCATCGACGAGCACTGGGCGCCCGAGGCGGCCTACACCGATCCGCTGGCCGAGGTCTCCGGCCACGCGGCGCTCGCCGAACTGATCGAGGGAGTGCAGCAGCAGTTCCCCGGCTGTGTGTTCACGCGCGTCGGCGACGTGGACGCCCACCACAGCCAGTTGCGCTTCCGCTGGGGCCTGGGGCCCGAGGGTGCCGAGCCCTCGGTGATCGGCTTCGACGTCCTGGTCCTGGACGGCGACGGTCGCATCCTCGACGTTCGCGGTTTCCTCGACAAGGTTCCCGCCGGAGCTTGA
- a CDS encoding GNAT family N-acetyltransferase, with the protein MTSASVDFTMRRATRDDLGALVAMLADDALGARRESPDDLTPYETAYTHIADDPNQHLMVAEREGRIIGTLQLTLIPGLSRKGSTRALIEAVRVHSSARGTGLGTRLIEWAIEESRRQDCALVQLTSDATRTDAHRFYERLGFEASHVGFKLSLHRVS; encoded by the coding sequence ATGACCTCAGCATCCGTCGACTTCACCATGCGACGTGCCACTCGCGACGACCTCGGGGCCCTCGTCGCCATGCTCGCCGACGACGCGCTCGGCGCCCGGCGCGAGAGCCCCGACGACCTCACGCCGTACGAGACGGCCTACACCCACATCGCCGACGACCCCAACCAGCACCTGATGGTCGCCGAGCGCGAGGGCCGGATCATCGGCACCCTGCAGCTCACCCTCATCCCCGGCCTCTCCCGCAAGGGCTCCACTCGCGCCCTGATCGAGGCCGTGCGCGTCCACAGCTCAGCCCGCGGCACGGGACTGGGCACCCGCCTCATCGAGTGGGCGATCGAGGAGTCCCGCCGCCAGGACTGCGCCCTGGTCCAGCTCACCTCCGACGCCACCCGCACCGACGCGCACCGCTTCTACGAGCGCCTCGGCTTCGAGGCCTCCCACGTGGGCTTCAAGTTGTCGCTCCACAGGGTGAGTTGA
- a CDS encoding GNAT family N-acetyltransferase, with protein MTTSAPTASTELLRPHVRRLTLDDLAACGDLAESRGWGREAHKWRLLLTAGRGYGVDAPDRPGALAGAFVLTFYPALPGGRAYTCVSMVLVAERFARRGLGRHLVRHALAESGDHAAFLSATPNGRPLYEELGFRPVGTSCMLRGPFTPAVGDDVRPAAVRPARAADLTAVRALDARAFGADRTELLARLPAFADRFVVAHDPDDPHGALTGFAASWPNDGTTVLGPVVAHDTATAQKLITDLALHAPGPVRFDLGGRHPELGDWLRARGLTGDFSCTLMVRTTGDIPGDPALRFAPYSVALG; from the coding sequence GTGACGACTTCCGCACCCACCGCGTCCACCGAGCTGCTGCGGCCCCACGTCCGCCGGCTCACCCTCGACGACCTCGCCGCCTGCGGCGACCTCGCCGAATCCCGCGGCTGGGGACGGGAGGCCCACAAGTGGCGCCTGCTCCTCACCGCGGGCCGCGGCTACGGCGTCGACGCCCCCGACCGGCCCGGGGCCCTCGCGGGCGCCTTCGTCCTCACCTTCTACCCCGCACTCCCCGGCGGGCGCGCCTACACCTGCGTCAGCATGGTCCTCGTCGCCGAGCGCTTCGCCCGCCGCGGGCTCGGCCGCCACCTCGTGCGCCATGCGCTCGCCGAGTCCGGCGACCACGCCGCGTTCCTCTCCGCCACCCCCAACGGCCGCCCGCTCTACGAGGAACTCGGCTTCAGACCGGTCGGCACCTCCTGCATGCTGCGCGGCCCGTTCACCCCCGCCGTCGGCGACGACGTCCGGCCCGCCGCCGTCCGACCCGCGCGGGCCGCGGACCTTACTGCCGTACGCGCCCTGGATGCCCGCGCGTTCGGCGCCGACCGCACCGAACTCCTCGCCCGCCTCCCGGCCTTCGCCGACCGCTTCGTCGTCGCCCACGACCCCGACGACCCCCACGGCGCCCTCACGGGCTTCGCCGCCTCCTGGCCCAACGACGGAACCACCGTCCTCGGTCCGGTCGTCGCCCACGACACCGCGACCGCCCAGAAGCTGATCACCGACCTCGCCCTCCACGCACCGGGCCCCGTCCGCTTCGACCTCGGCGGACGTCACCCCGAACTCGGCGACTGGCTCCGTGCTCGCGGCCTGACCGGCGACTTCAGCTGCACCCTGATGGTCCGCACCACCGGCGACATCCCCGGTGACCCCGCCCTCCGCTTCGCTCCCTACTCGGTCGCCCTCGGCTGA
- a CDS encoding DUF2269 domain-containing protein — protein MASTPVAPRARTALPRPLRRALLVVHVAASAAWLGLTLCLLILALTGAATASPATDEVAYRAMDVFGDLLVAPLALLTFTTGLVLSLGTHWGLARYRWVWAKFWLTLVAGTASLLVLRPALDRAATAVTAGDRVDPYALLFPPSVSLALYLFMTALSVLKPWGRTRRGRRPGTQDHLRGRPYGSPRERKSRPERKRPGHPDAPSGTLGT, from the coding sequence ATGGCCTCCACACCCGTCGCCCCCAGAGCGCGAACCGCCCTCCCGCGCCCGCTGCGCCGCGCCCTGCTCGTCGTCCACGTCGCCGCCTCCGCCGCCTGGCTCGGTCTCACACTCTGCCTCCTGATCCTCGCCCTCACCGGAGCCGCCACCGCGTCCCCGGCCACGGACGAGGTCGCCTACCGGGCGATGGACGTCTTCGGGGACCTGCTCGTCGCCCCGCTCGCCCTCCTCACCTTCACCACCGGGCTCGTCCTCTCCCTCGGCACCCACTGGGGTCTGGCGCGGTACCGCTGGGTGTGGGCGAAGTTCTGGCTCACCCTCGTCGCCGGCACCGCCTCACTCCTCGTCCTCCGCCCCGCCCTCGACCGCGCGGCCACCGCCGTGACGGCCGGCGACAGGGTCGACCCCTACGCACTGCTCTTCCCGCCGAGCGTCTCGCTCGCCCTCTACCTCTTCATGACCGCCCTCTCCGTGCTCAAGCCCTGGGGCCGCACTCGCCGCGGCCGCCGGCCCGGCACGCAGGACCACCTTCGTGGCAGGCCGTACGGGAGCCCGCGGGAAAGAAAGAGCAGGCCAGAGCGGAAAAGACCTGGCCATCCCGACGCCCCGTCAGGCACGCTGGGCACGTGA
- a CDS encoding globin domain-containing protein gives MTTTSAGDGTSAGDSGGGGEWSWFAPARKGAASAPEGDGQEREPEAGGTPSRPVTPIRPVGSGAERRASAPGGPGPGTTAPYGNPGAAGAYGGPSPYGSSPHPGRPGPVPQHGPGGEEHQRVEPEDPYQGFGPGDRMPGAPAGPPSHEPAGRPPEARGPAAHDPFGVHDQLPAQEPATQEASPDAVLIRRTMTEIEPVADAATAYFYAMLFVQHPHLRELFPASMDAQRDRLFRALLTAARLIDEPETLSKYLSGLGRGHRKYGTAPEHYPAVGECLLGALTQYCRTTWSDEAEAAWVRAYTAISQTMIDAAAEDEKHAPAWWNAEIVAHEMRTRDIAVITVRPDQPYPFLAGQYTSVETPWWPRVWRHYSFASAPRSDGLLTFHVKCVPAGWVSSALVNRARQGDVIRLGPPAGSMTVDHATDSGLLCLGGGTGIAPIKALIEDVAEHGRARPVEVFYGARNDHDLYDLRTMLRMEERYRWLSVRPVVSDGDPALRRPSVNADAAGAALLAGDLPEVVQQYGPWSAYTGYLSGPPGLIRSGVDALRGVGIPAHRIRHDSLEELVAAAE, from the coding sequence ATGACCACCACGTCGGCCGGTGACGGCACTTCTGCGGGTGACAGCGGTGGCGGCGGCGAGTGGAGCTGGTTCGCCCCGGCCCGGAAAGGTGCCGCATCCGCGCCGGAGGGCGACGGACAGGAGCGTGAGCCGGAAGCGGGCGGGACGCCCAGCCGGCCGGTGACACCGATACGTCCGGTGGGGTCGGGTGCCGAGCGACGTGCCTCCGCCCCGGGCGGGCCCGGTCCGGGTACGACGGCGCCGTACGGGAATCCGGGCGCGGCCGGCGCGTACGGAGGGCCGTCTCCGTACGGCTCTTCCCCGCATCCCGGGCGGCCGGGGCCGGTGCCGCAGCACGGTCCGGGCGGCGAGGAGCACCAGCGCGTCGAGCCGGAGGATCCGTACCAGGGGTTCGGGCCCGGGGACCGGATGCCCGGCGCCCCCGCGGGTCCGCCATCGCACGAGCCGGCGGGACGTCCACCGGAGGCCCGGGGCCCCGCGGCCCACGACCCGTTCGGCGTCCACGACCAGCTGCCCGCGCAGGAGCCGGCCACGCAGGAGGCGTCTCCCGACGCCGTGCTGATCCGGCGCACGATGACGGAGATCGAGCCGGTCGCCGATGCGGCCACCGCCTACTTCTACGCGATGCTGTTCGTGCAGCATCCGCATCTGCGGGAGCTGTTCCCGGCCTCGATGGACGCGCAGCGCGACCGCCTGTTCCGGGCGCTGCTGACGGCGGCCCGGCTGATCGACGAGCCGGAGACCCTGAGCAAGTACCTGTCCGGGCTCGGCCGCGGCCACCGCAAGTACGGCACAGCGCCGGAGCACTATCCGGCGGTCGGCGAGTGCCTGCTGGGCGCGCTCACCCAGTACTGCCGCACCACCTGGAGCGACGAGGCGGAGGCCGCCTGGGTGCGGGCGTACACCGCGATCTCGCAGACGATGATCGACGCGGCGGCGGAGGACGAGAAGCACGCGCCCGCATGGTGGAACGCGGAGATCGTGGCGCACGAGATGCGCACCCGGGACATCGCGGTGATCACCGTGCGCCCGGACCAGCCGTATCCCTTTCTGGCCGGGCAGTACACGAGCGTGGAGACGCCGTGGTGGCCGCGGGTGTGGCGGCACTACTCCTTCGCGTCGGCGCCGCGTTCGGACGGGCTGCTCACCTTCCACGTGAAGTGCGTGCCCGCCGGCTGGGTCTCCAGCGCGCTGGTCAACCGGGCGCGGCAGGGCGACGTGATCCGGCTGGGCCCGCCGGCCGGTTCGATGACGGTCGACCACGCGACGGACAGCGGTCTGCTCTGTCTGGGCGGCGGTACGGGCATCGCGCCGATCAAGGCGCTGATCGAGGACGTCGCGGAGCACGGTCGGGCCCGTCCGGTCGAGGTCTTCTACGGCGCGCGCAACGATCACGACCTGTACGACCTGCGGACCATGTTGCGCATGGAGGAGCGGTACCGGTGGCTGTCGGTGCGGCCGGTGGTCTCGGACGGCGATCCGGCGCTCCGGCGCCCGTCGGTGAACGCGGACGCGGCGGGGGCCGCGCTGCTGGCCGGAGACCTGCCCGAGGTGGTGCAGCAGTACGGGCCGTGGAGTGCGTACACCGGTTACCTCTCCGGGCCGCCGGGGCTGATCCGCAGCGGTGTCGACGCGCTCCGGGGGGTCGGGATACCGGCGCACCGGATACGGCACGACTCCCTGGAGGAACTGGTCGCCGCGGCGGAGTGA
- a CDS encoding NUDIX hydrolase, protein MTPERPVVKRTARAILLDGDHMIVIKRTKPGLAPYWITPGGGVEPDVDESVVRALHREVDEELGAEVGDVVPAFVDTVPHTTDDGREGVKVQFFFACRLESMDLSRRHGPEVEEPCGEYEVVRLPFTREGIASVDVVPPTLRGYLDRNLEGVRALLDPGLG, encoded by the coding sequence ATGACCCCCGAACGTCCCGTGGTCAAACGCACCGCCCGCGCCATTCTGCTCGACGGCGACCACATGATCGTCATCAAGCGGACGAAGCCCGGCCTGGCCCCGTACTGGATCACCCCGGGCGGGGGCGTGGAACCCGACGTGGACGAAAGCGTCGTACGGGCCCTGCACCGCGAGGTCGACGAGGAACTCGGCGCCGAGGTGGGCGATGTCGTCCCCGCCTTCGTCGACACCGTCCCGCACACCACGGACGACGGCCGGGAGGGCGTGAAGGTGCAGTTCTTCTTCGCCTGCCGGCTGGAGAGCATGGACCTCTCCCGGCGGCACGGACCCGAGGTCGAGGAACCCTGCGGCGAGTACGAGGTCGTGCGCCTCCCCTTCACCCGCGAGGGCATCGCCTCCGTCGACGTCGTCCCGCCGACGCTGCGCGGCTACCTCGACCGCAACCTGGAGGGCGTCCGGGCCCTGCTGGACCCCGGCCTCGGCTGA